agatgggggtatttgtattcatatacgaatacccccacgcagctggacttaatgagggtctggcccttggggccggaccatccactcatgcatccggcAGTGCTGGCAGCCTCAGTCAGCTTTCTAATCACTCCCGGAGCATGTCTCTGTTTCTGTtcatctagccaactccaggcaCGGGGAGGGAAGACaaatctccctgcacagctgtcGAGTGGCTAGATGAGTGGAAAGAGAGCAGCACTCTGGAAGTGATTGGAAGGCTGACCAgggctgctgccgccaccaccagacatgtgagtggacagtttagccccaggggctggacttttgttaagtccagctgtgcaggggtattcacatttgtatatgaatacccccatctctaggcAGGACGGGGAGTCTCCCTACAGAGccgatgagtggttggctgcctggggaggcagggaaaaacTGACTGGGCTCCTACCTAGATTGGAGCGCCGCTTccaaagaaggaccccagcagcatACAGAGCCTGATAAGTGGACCAGCTggcctggggaggggagggaaatggAACTCAGCACCATGAGCTTCATATGAAGCTGTACAAAGCTTGAAGCACTCAGCTGTACTTGATAATATTAAACTGAAGCCACCTTTCCTGTAACTTAAACACATTAGATAAATCTTGCCCTCCAGCCTATCAGAACCCAAGTCTATGATGTTTTCTATTGTCCGatagccttcaaacatctgaacAATTTTCATATTCTCTCCTTGCAGTGCAGTGCACAGAACTGGACATAGCACTTTAGTTGAAATGTGTAGAACAAAATGAAGCTGTTCCTTATTGCTCAGAAACCAGAGATTTCATAATGCAACCTAAAATCACATTAATTTTCCATTCCTGTTTAAGCCACATCACACTACTTAAAGTTCATGAAGAGACACAAAACAAGGGAAAATTACAGAAGCTTACTCCTTCTTTCATCcattaactacttctcacccaaatataaagcaattgtcagggctgtttttcaacaagtatgaatcatagtgagcataagagggtatcctatagagtCAGACCATTTGACTGCTGCCAACACAGGGACAACATTGagttattttctgttttgttttgtttttttaaatcatggatacagacacacaatatcccacattaataaaaGAGGGTTTTTTGATGAATTGGATATTTTTAAGGAAGGGATTTTCTGTTTTTACTAAATTCTTATTATCTTACATGTACAGAATATCGGGTTCAATTGCAATTCTTGTTTCCCTAATCAACCAAATTAGTTTGTTGGGCTGTGATATAATATCTGGCATACGTCTTAATTGATTGGCAATGTGATATAGCCTTTAAACTGGGAATCATTAACCCTACAACTTTTTGAAATTTGTACCATTTCCTCTTATTAATCCTTGACTTCTTATCTccattacaaaatttattaataATGTTTTGCTGGTCCTTCACCTCTTCTTCACTATTTTTTATGAGTAGCATCATAGAGAAAAATTATCTTAGGTAGTATCTTAATTTTGTACACTGTAATTCTGTCAAACCATGACAGTCCAATTTTCCTCACATCATCAAgcttatttataaatatttgtttcaatattttgaaatcctcttctttcaatctttccaaaccataTGAGATATTTATACATAAATACTATTTACTTACTAAACATCCAGTATAATCACATTATTGAAACTGGCTCAGTTGCCTccactgctttttctttgttgGGGAAGTTAATGTCTTCTCAAAGCCATAAAAATATTCCTGCAGTGCTTCTCAGCAATTCAGAAATATATGAAAAAGCTGTCCCTCCATGCAGTAGCTTGCTTCTGAAAGGCAAACCTTGGCACATCCTTAAACAAAACTACCCAGAAATCCCTCAAGAACAGTGCAGGATTGAATCAGAAAAAGGAGTCTGTCCGACTTTCTGTCTTGGAAGGAAACATGCAAAGGATGTGAGCATAAGCACAGCCTAATTAAAAGGTGGAAGGGATAACAAATAACAGCTCATGGTTTCTGAAGCCAATATCAATTACGTAAGCAACACACAATCATTTGAAAGACCTTCCAGGAGTCCAATGTAGATTGAGCTTGCTAATCAATATAAAATACTTGTAACAAGGATCCATCAGGCAATTTTTTATAGGTATGAAGAGTGCAAAGAGGTTAAGAAGATCTGAAATTCTCAGAAGTCAGAAACAAATTACTGTAGAATACAATTTGTTCTGAATCTCCCTAGGAATGTAACATACTTGGTGGAAATAAAATACATGTAttcttttcaatgcattcatgCTACTCTCATGGGcaataaggaaacaaaaaaataacTGTATAAAAATACGATagtgtttagaaatgttttaCATTCATTAAGTCTGATGCAATTAAATTGTTGCTCAGAGCATTTGACCAAACATATGCTACAGGTTGGCATTATCTAGCATGTGTAGGTAGGTTTTCTAATGTTACTTCCAAACCATCCgtttcagtgtttttttctccctggaCAACCACTTTTATGCATTTTTCAgaatgatgttttgtttttgaccgAATATTATTTTCCAAGGATATGCTTTCTTGAGGAACATGTTCCATAGCATTTAACCTCTCCTGGCAGCATTTTGGATAGTTCTTAAAGCATTCAAATGGATCGTTGCACCTTTCACAAGGAAAATAAGAACATCCTTCCACTGTTTGCACAGAATTACTGGTGGActcatttcttcctttaaaaggtTTCAAGTGGGCCTCCAGAGTTGACCTGAAAGTGCAAGTTTGTGCACATTTGACACAAAAGCAAGTCTTGATGCATAACTGTTGGAGAATTGCAAAATCTTTGGCAATGATGCTTCGAAAATTGGGCTTTAGAACTAGGTACATAACTGGGTTGTAGAGTGGTGAAGACTTAGCAAATACTGCTGGTACAGCAAAGGCTAGTGGGGGAATCCTTTCAATTGATCCAAAGGCTGCCCACATGGCAATGACAGCATATGGACTCCAGGCAGCAAAAAATCCAATGCACACAGCAATGCTCAGCtgaaaataataaggaaaaaagTTAGTGCTACCAAAAAAAGATAATATAGTAAAAGCATATCAGACCAATACATTACTACATTACTACATCCTCACTCCACAATGGAATTCAAGGTAACAAAAGAAGGGTAGTTATCAGGATTTTTAATCGATACTCTTTAATTATTTGAGTTTCACTTGTCAGTGGGCACGGCAGTTCTAATCCTTCATCTCAGAGAATGCCATAATTGGATCTGGCAGGACAGAAAAGAGAGATGAGCTGTATTTCAGTGCTTTCCTCCTTTCTTGGCTTGGATTCTTTCTAATCTAATGGTTTCAATGGCAAGAAATTCATCTACATGTAGTGGTAGTGCAACGTTTTGACTGGTTTGTAGGGGGCCCAAAGCTGGCTAGGCTGGATGCAAACAGGAGGCTGAGCTTCAGAAAGCATCATAGCTCCCCGTCCCTCACACTGATCTACAATGTAtctctatttttcatttttgccaCTCCcacctttcatttatttataacaTCTTTACACACAGTATACTAAGGATTATTtatacttgctgtttttcctACATGGAGATAATTACCATGTAAGAAAGATGTGTACTCTATAAAATGTGACATGAATGTTCACTTTGTTCCTTGTAGACTATAGACTAtaaggatatatttttaaaaaagtccttatAGTACACATAATCTTTGTCAATGTAAATGTCTTCGCCCAAAAGTGATTTACCTTTGTGCAGGAAGTACATATTTGGAGGTTATGGTTATAGAAAGGTAAAAATGTTATATATATTGAATAACCAtaatatacatttttttatttgaaaacatGCACCCCATccttttgcatattttaattaATGAATGCCTAAACAGCCATTTTGTACAGCTTACTGGATATTACTCTTGTGTCTCCCCTAATCTTTCACTTGGGTAAATGTACTCCAGTGTTCACTCTTGACCACAACAGATGGCACCCAATGAAGGGTCGCTCCTTTTCTCATTCTGAGGACATTCAGATCATAAAACTGAACACAACAATTAGCTGTTTGTTTCTCACATGTAGTCCCCAAACCTTCCATTAAGGTTCAATTTGTCTTCAAGGAGATTGCCCTTTCCAACAAAATTTTGCAGATGAAAGCTGTACAAGTGTTGGCTGCATCGGTGTGATGTAAATTCACTACTAAAGGTGACTGAGGGTTAAACTGGAAAGTTAATTGTATGAATGTTTATGTGTTCCCACATGTGCACATGACTATAGAATGCTCCATCCCAACACTGTTTGTGGATGCATGATCACTGTTTCTGTATTTGCCTTACAACTGACTAGTGTCACAGGTTTCATTGCTCTGTTTTGTTGtacttatattttatttattcatttatttaactgtaccccgcccatctagacacaagtatATAGACTAAAGTGCAGCAAGGCTTATGCTCCATATTTCACCCCATATTTTCTTTCATGGCAACTTTTCCCAAATACCCTTCATGGCAATCTGAGTCTCCTTGCTAAGAATACACCACCCTCAACCGTCCATCTTCTCTGCCCACTGAAAATCATAGCTTTCACTCTGTGACTTTCAAGtcaaaaagaaatatatgtaGCGGGATGAAACATGCCAGTCAGAATTGCTTCAATAATAGGCATATGTCTAATAAACTAGACATAAATAATTTCAGTTATGAAAAGGTCTTAAGCAGTAAATCACTACAGACAACCTTTTCAAGGACTTTAGAGTAAATAATGATAGCATACATCACTTCCCGCTTAAATGCATTTTGGAAACATGTCCACAGAACTTTATGCAGCAGACTGATGACTCACTTATATAGACAACACTACTTGCCAATGCTAGAATTCTGGCCAGGCCATCTTcatctactttttatttttacagaaaCAAGGTCCTTTCTTAGCTTGTGGTAATCATATTAAATACTATCTCCTTGAAGAGAGGAATGGGCTTCCTGAAAACAGCTTGTAATGGGAGGAACTGAAAGGACACTAACGGTCCTTTCAGTTTACTGAAAGATATACTCGTTGAGATAGCTTGTTGCTTTGTTACTTCACAATAGGGCAAACAAAGCATTTATAGAAGTgatcaatgtatttttttaaaaaaccaaacactcTTATGTCTCAATGCTTTTGCACATATTACTGTATAAGCCACACAGTGAGCCTTTAGTTATAATATACATCATTTTGTCTTGGTTATGGTTCACACTGATCATCTAAACAAGCTAATGCCCTATTCACTTTCCTTGCATTGAAAGAGAAACACTCCTACAGCTGTTAGCAGTGGTGGAAAGGGACAAGTTAAGTTTTTGTTCCCTGGAGTCATGTCCTGTAACTGGAGATTGGAGAAGAGAGTTCCTTTACATAGATAGATACACGAGATAgtgtttgatttttctttgttcAAGACCAAAAGCCTTATAAAGATTCAAACATGATAAACAGCCATGCAGCCTACCAATCATTTGCCAGGCCAAACTAGGAAAGCTCACTTAACATAACTAAGAGTCAGTGATATGATTTATTATATACATTTCTATATTTGGATATGTGCTCAAAGCCTCAAACACCTTAGGTTCAAGaacaataaaatgtaataaagatAATTAATCCCAAACTAGCAGTATGCttaaaaatatcaagaaaataTTACCATCAATGTTGACCTATTCACTCTGCTTACCTAACACTGATCTCCATCATTTTATGGTTTCAAATAGACTGTGTAACACAAGATTGTTTTCAACTGAGAGACAAgttctttatatacagtatatcacagaagtgagtacaccccctcatatttcctaaatattttagtatatcttttcatgtgacaatactgaataaatgacacttggctacaatgtaaaacgGTGAATATACAgctttttctttgatttctgtgatatattgtattACTACTTAGACATATTGTTAGCAAGTTGAAATAAAGGATTGTATATAATCATTTGCATTGACAaggaacaaattattttatttatttatttatttatttattggacttatatactgccccatagtactcTCCTATACAATTACCTATACATCCTACTTAGTGCCAGGTTCTTGCATTGGTACAGCTGTAATCTCCTACTAATCACTTTGATCTTTTTAGTCAAAGCCTGATTCACAAATTAAAGGTCAATAGACAATAAAATGAGCATGTTGTTAGAAAAGAGGCTTCCTTAAGTGTTCAAAGACCTGTGTCTGTTATAGCAAGTGCTCTCACTTAGCTCCATATCTTACATTCCAGTGAGTGTTGCTGATTATTCACTTAGAAATAAgtacaggcttaatttgcaagtctgattgcttagATTTGTATCACTAAAGAAATCTCACtatggggggaaagggattatCAGCTTCCAAATGTGTACTGAGAAGTCTCATCTAATTTTACCTAAGTACCATTAGTTTTCATAAATCAGACTTGTTGGTGGTCCAGCCAAAAGCAAGGGCCTTATTTGAAATGGCTTCTTGAAAGTACTATTTAAGACTGCCCTCAACAGCTCCAGCCCCGGTGGTCTTCCAGCTATCCCAGTGAGAAAGTCTTCAGGGGGGTTGTATATATTATGAATATAATAAAAGCGACCACGTGTCTGGTAActgaagatgggcatgaaccgccatTCCACAGTTTGTTGGTTCAGCCGCAGAGCTTATTCCATGGGTGCCCCAGATTCctagtcctgcctcctctggtgggcacccactcagaggcagtggtgtGCCTTCCTGAGTGGCACCCACCAAAGGAAGTGGGGCTAGGAAGCTGTgcagctgcttctgagtgggcaccatCTCTGGTCAGCAAAGTACCCCGCTGCTGTGTGAGAAATGTGAGATTCCCTGAGACTTACAAAGCTCCGTAAGAGGGCAAGTTCCAACGGAGGCTGCATCCATACAGAATGTATGGTTTTACTGCAGAGGTTCAGCTTCATTAGATTATTATCTAATCCCACCATTGGACATAGACCCAGGCATTTCTGTGTCACAAGGAGGCTATTGTGGAGCTTAGATGGGAGAGGAAGAATCAATTTCCAGACTCTCTGACAGCAAATCCTCACAGATTACTTCAACCTCAGTAACATCAGTGGTGGCAGCTTTGGGatgatttgttttcttcttttcttttaggaagGCCTGACGATGACAATCTCTTCTGCCCTGGTTTGACAATGTTAACACAATGAATTGGTGCCAAAGTCAATACCAAATAGATCAAACTAAATGTGGAGGCAGCGGAGGAGTCAGTGGCTTTTAACAGCATCTGCATCAGAAAACTCTTGAGGATTACAGCCATTTTACAGATTAGGGATTTGTGAAGGAATGTCAGCAATGGAGATGGCATTtttcacaagaaaacaaaaaacgtGTATTCCAATTTTCGGTTGACTGATTCAGGAAAGACTGACAAGATCTGCAAATGGGTGTGCTTTGTTCTTGTTGGAGGCAAAAAAAAGCACTTCCTATGTCCATCTGTTTGTCTTTACAGACAGAGCAGTCCCTGGGACCAAAGAGCTTAAAAGAAAGCCCCTGGGGCCAAAGACtctaaagagaaacaaaaacaaggacaaattgacaaaaagatgaaaacactaaaaatggaataaaagaaaataaaacaagcattAAACCAACCACTGGGGGGGGAAATAACTTGTATTAGTCTGCCAGGCATGaagaaaacaacaattaaaaattttTAAGAAAACCAAAAAATATATGGCACCCTAAAAGAGTAATGGCTATATTTTAaatgtcagctttcatggacaagaccACTTTTCCAGTCCTCTTGGTCTGAAgaagttcacaaaagctcacattaagatatAGAAGTTAGTCTTAAAACTGCTACAACAttgttgtcttttttatttttgtttgttttgcctgacAAGCTAACAGAGACTAAAATGGCTACCTCTTTTATTAGTCTTAACTCTCTCTGAGGTATTAAGAACTGATGGACTGTCCTCGTGCACACACATGGAGGTGGTGCAGGATTGCTGTCAAAATTCCATGTGTACAGAAGGTTCTGACCCACGGTTCCCATACATATGATACACAGAGACGATATAGAAATATTAACTTATGGATGTCTCCACTTTGGTAAAATATGTAAACAGATTGGATTGTTCTCCCCGCATTTCAATTCTATGTCATAGGAATGTTCCTCCATATTATTCCCATGACCCAAACTGCAGTGGAAACAACTCTCAGGTTGCTAGCAGGCCAATCATCCTCCCTGGCAATAGTCTTCTTTCAATGTACTGCAAAGAGTGTGACGGTGAGGGTGATGTCTCTCTAACTTCATGACAGAAGAAATGCTTAGAGAAGATGAGAAATGGTTCAGAATTTAATAATATAATGATGACTGTTATTCTGGATTCTTAGAAGGTGATGCTATGATGCTTACAGGAGAGTACTCCCATGAGTGTCAGTGGGGAATATATAATTCAGTTGTTAGTGTGCAAATATGACAGCATGAACATAGATTGTGTATTAGCACAAGAATCTACATGATCTATTAAACCAAGAGTAAGTAATCTTTATTAGCCTTGAGCTCAAATTCAACTTTGGAAAGGACTGGGGGAGCTTGTAATGGCAGCAACAGGTGGGGTCAAGGATTCATAGGCAGGCCATCTGTCAACTCTGAAGTAAGTCCTACAATAATAGCTTGCAGGCCTGAAAACCATAATTCAGGTCCATGTAAggcattcaaatacagtggtgcctcgacttacgaacgtcccgacataacGATCATTTccagttacaaccagctctggccacaaaattttgcttcaacttgtggacggagcttccagttacaaccacaaaaaggcaggggaaaaaggcggggaattcaaattgctaaccgttggtggtgaagaggttacttctttgtagctcttttgccccagcggttagagagtgcgcgatcggaggaggcttcaggctgcctggtaaagtaaggtgctgctttctgctttgtaaaaactgctctgggtgggttttgcagcatggttttgggctggttggtgggattatgtttctatgctgtaatgggtcttgcacggtttgtttgtttttgatttccccccccttccgatgggtcttgtggggtttgtttgctttttgtttctccccccatttccaatgagtcttgcggggtttgtttgctttgggtttttttccccatttcctaagggttttgtggggtttgcttgctttttgctttgctttttttgcatttccgaagggtcttgcacagtttgtttgctttgctttttccctcttcggccggaatggattaatcgcatttctgatgggtcttgcagtgttgttgttgttgttttggtgacTTTTTTCTTCCGTCAAaatagattaattgcatttcaatgcattcctatgggaaatggtgcttcgacttaacaaCCATTTAGTTATGACCGGAGCTCCAGAACCAatgaagtttgtaagtcgaggcaccattgtacccTCTTATGTCTAATAAGTGACTGAAAATAATAGACAAAAAGCTTGTGAGCTAGATATTGAGCATCTATGCACCAGAGGTTCCTTATTGCTGCATTGGAGTATGGCAGATGATTAAGGGCTTCTGACAAAATACgtatgtttctttaaaatgtttataagATTGTGCTATTTATTGACAGCAATCACTATTAAATCATTAGGGGGGAAATCAGGGCAGAGGTAACATTATTTAATGTTACCTCCGCcctgattttttcccctaattTGCCAGGCAGTGATCTGTATGCTATGTGTTAGGAAACACAGGGGCCATCTTGTTTTatagacaaacaaacaatgttACTATAAACCTGTGGATGGGCACTCATTCACCTCTAAAGGCCACAGCTTacaaaaaagaacacaaattTTGAATACCTTAGCTGTAATAGTTTGTACACTGCTTATCCTGGTAGATCCCAAGACATGTTGTTCCACTGCTTTTCTGGATTCCTTCACGGTGATCAGAATAAGAGTGTAAGAGGTAGCAATTATTCCACAGGGGAtaataaaacagaagacaaaaaggACAATGGTGTAAGACATAGCTGTCTTGTTTATATTTGAAGTGTGCCAGTCAATGCAGCATGCTGTACCATATGGTTCGGCTCCATATTCTCCCCAGTGAGCTAGTGGAGAAAGGGCAAAAAAGGCTGCGTAGGCCCAAGTGCAGGCTATCAACATCCAAGCATGTTCGCGCCTGAATCTATtccctgaaataaataaataaataaataaataatccacatTTAAAACATTACTGATCTGCTGCTTGTTATAATGCAATTGGTtttaaatatagaaatcaaaACACTACCTCTGGGGCAGACTTCATAACAAGCCCGTGGAAACAATTTACAAAGTCTATCCATCTCACtttgatttgaaccaaacagAACAGTGAACCCTAAAGCTGTAGCAACACAGCCAAATATGgtttcactttctttttgtgAATGCTTGAGTATTTAAAGAGACCTTGAAGTGTAATGAACCAAATCCATTTGTTCCTGTTCCATTCTAAGTCAAGTGACCAGAAAGTACAGACATTTATACAACAATGCACTTTGGGATATGTTTTGAAATtgtgcacagtttgctgtcctctgaagatgccggccacagagactggcgaaacgttaggaagaaccactttcagaacatggccaagaagcccgaaaaacccacaacaaccattagatcccggccgtgaaagccttcgcgaatacattgtgcACTCTGTTTAAGAACCATTAggtggaggagaagggaatgaaacATACTTACCATAAGCTGGGAAACAAATTTTTAGGCAGCACACAGTACTCAGTAATGTTAGTGTTGTCAGACTGCAGATTCCAAACAACACTGCACAAAAAGCATAGAACAAGCAAACATGTTGACCATACAGCCACCTggggagaaaacaaagaaatggcTATTatccaaataaatatataatgaaaAGCAGCCTGCTGAAAGGGCAGTACTGATTACTGCCCAGAATCAATATTTTATCCAAAAGATACCttaatatttcttttgtttgacTGATAAAACAGAAAGATAATATTTGGCTACAAAAGTCAGAAGAGAAAGCCTGTTGCTtcaaaattaaaagataaatgCAAACACAGCAGACCTAAATGAATGTATCTgaaagattctggccaatatccATGTCAAATTCTTAATGTAACAAGAACATACAGTACTGAGAAGAGCATGGCCATTAAAGAAATGACATACCATTTCATTAATGGTTTTAAATAGCGAGAATGGATTCCCTGGCACATATCTAGGCTGGCATTGTGTTAGGCCCTGTGGTAGCTGTCTTTAGCAGCAATTGCAGGAAGAGACAAGAGCTTCAGTGAGGTTATTAGCGAATAGAGCCTTGTGCCACAAGATTCGTATTTGCTTTCTAAGCTGGCCTCAGGTATGGAGAAGAACACTGCTTTGTTGCCAGTACTAAAGTTAGATTAGCTACCAGTCAGCTTATTTACAATGAATGGAGTGTCCTTCACAAAAGATAGAAGCAGCA
This sequence is a window from Pogona vitticeps strain Pit_001003342236 chromosome 4, PviZW2.1, whole genome shotgun sequence. Protein-coding genes within it:
- the LOC110077658 gene encoding opsin-5, encoding MSSYLVNATFHSKITEAADIIFGVFYIVFGICALCGNSILLYISYKKRNLLKPADYFMINLAISDLGMTFTLYPLAVTSSLSHRWLYGQHVCLFYAFCAVLFGICSLTTLTLLSTVCCLKICFPAYGNRFRREHAWMLIACTWAYAAFFALSPLAHWGEYGAEPYGTACCIDWHTSNINKTAMSYTIVLFVFCFIIPCGIIATSYTLILITVKESRKAVEQHVLGSTRISSVQTITAKLSIAVCIGFFAAWSPYAVIAMWAAFGSIERIPPLAFAVPAVFAKSSPLYNPVMYLVLKPNFRSIIAKDFAILQQLCIKTCFCVKCAQTCTFRSTLEAHLKPFKGRNESTSNSVQTVEGCSYFPCERCNDPFECFKNYPKCCQERLNAMEHVPQESISLENNIRSKTKHHSEKCIKVVVQGEKNTETDGLEVTLENLPTHAR